The Oenanthe melanoleuca isolate GR-GAL-2019-014 chromosome 1A, OMel1.0, whole genome shotgun sequence genome contains a region encoding:
- the SAMM50 gene encoding sorting and assembly machinery component 50 homolog isoform X1 has protein sequence MYPIRCSFLFCFQSLEPLPLAGPDFGALGEEAELVEVEPEAKQEILENKDVVVQHVHFDGLGRTKNDIIMCEIADVFKARNLIDVMRKSHEAREKLLRLGIFRQVDVLIDTCQGDDALPNGLDVTFEVTELRRLTGSYNTMVGNNEGSMVLGLKFPNLFGRAEKVTFQFSYGTKETSYGLSFFKPRPGNFEKNFSVNIYKVTGQFPWSSLRETDRGVSAEFNFPIWKTSHTLKWEGVWRELGCLARTASFSVREESGHSLKSSLSHAMVIDSRNSTILPKRGALLKINQELAGYTGGDVSFLKEDFELQLNKQLIWDSVVSASLWGGMLVPIGDKPSSIADRFYLGGPTSVRGFSMYSIGPQSEGDYLGGEAFWAGGLHLYTPLPFRPGQGGFGDLFRTHFFLNAGNLCNLNYGEGPRAHLQRLAECIRWSYGAGIVLRLGNIARLELNYCFPMGVQAGDRICDGVQFGAGIRFL, from the exons ATGTACCCTATTAGATGtagttttcttttctgctttcagagtTTGGAGCCTCTTCCATTGGCTGGGCCAGACTTTGGTGCTTTGGGAGAGGAAGCTGAACTGGTTGAAGTTGAACCTGAGGCCAAGCAGGAAATTCTTGAAAACAAAGAT GTGGTGGTTCAGCATGTGCACTTCGATGGACTTGGAAGGACCAAAAATGACATCATCATGTGTGAAATCGCTGATGTCTTCAAGGCAAGAAATCTCATTGAT GTGATGAGAAAATCCCATGAAGCTCGTGAGAAGCTGCTTCGTCTGGGAATCTTCAGACAAGTGGATGTTCTGATTGATACCTGCCAAG GAGATGATGCCCTTCCAAATGGTTTAGATGTGACCTTTGAGGTAACAGAATTGAGAAGGCTAACTGGGAGCTATAACACCATGGTTGGCAACAATGAAGGCAGCATG gtGCTTGGGCTTAAGTTCCCAAATCTCTTTGGACGTGCAGAAAAGGTGACCTTCCAGTTCTCCTATGGAACAAAGGAAACTTCATATGGCTTGTCCTTCTTCAAACCACGGCCTGgaaactttgaaaaaaa tttttcagttAATATATACAAAGTAACTGGACAGTTCCCTTGGAGCTCTCTTCGAGAAACAGACAGAGGAGTATCAGCAGAATTTAAT TTTCCCATCTGGAAGACCAGTCACACACTGAAGTGGGAAGGTGTGTGGAGAGAGCTTGGCTGCCTTGCTAGAACAGCATCCTTTTCTGTTCGAGAGGAAAGTGGACACTCTCTAAAGTCTTCTCTCTCT CATGCCATGGTAATTGATTCCCGGAACTCCACAATCTTGCCAAAACGAGGTGCTTTGCTGAAAATCAATCAG GAGTTGGCTGGCTATACAGGTGGAGATGTGAGCTTCCTGAAAGAGGATTTTGAACTTCAGTTGAATAAGCAACTGATTTGGGATTcg gtTGTTTCAGCATCACTCTGGGGTGGAATGCTTGTACCTATTGGAGACAAACCATCCAGTATAGCTGACAG GTTTTACCTGGGTGGACCAACAAGTGTGCGTGGATTCAGCATGTACAGCATTGGACCCCAGAGTGAAG GTGATTATTTGGGAGGAGAAGCCTTCTGGGCTGGAGGGTTGCATCTCTACACCCCTCTCCCTTTCCGGCCTGGCCAAGGAGGGTTTGGAGATCTTTTCCGAACACATTTCTTCCTTAATGCTGGAAATCTCTGCAATCTCAACTATG GTGAGGGTCCCAGGGCACACCTGCAGAGGCTGGCAGAGTGCATCCGCTGGTCCTACGGCGCGGGGATAGTGCTGCGCCTGGGGAACATCGCCCGGCTGGAGCTCAACTACTGCTTCCCCATGGGAGTACAGGCTGGAGACAG gATATGCGATGGTGTTCAGTTTGGAGCAGGAATAAGATTTCtataa
- the SAMM50 gene encoding sorting and assembly machinery component 50 homolog isoform X2 — MGTVHARSLEPLPLAGPDFGALGEEAELVEVEPEAKQEILENKDVVVQHVHFDGLGRTKNDIIMCEIADVFKARNLIDVMRKSHEAREKLLRLGIFRQVDVLIDTCQGDDALPNGLDVTFEVTELRRLTGSYNTMVGNNEGSMVLGLKFPNLFGRAEKVTFQFSYGTKETSYGLSFFKPRPGNFEKNFSVNIYKVTGQFPWSSLRETDRGVSAEFNFPIWKTSHTLKWEGVWRELGCLARTASFSVREESGHSLKSSLSHAMVIDSRNSTILPKRGALLKINQELAGYTGGDVSFLKEDFELQLNKQLIWDSVVSASLWGGMLVPIGDKPSSIADRFYLGGPTSVRGFSMYSIGPQSEGDYLGGEAFWAGGLHLYTPLPFRPGQGGFGDLFRTHFFLNAGNLCNLNYGEGPRAHLQRLAECIRWSYGAGIVLRLGNIARLELNYCFPMGVQAGDRICDGVQFGAGIRFL, encoded by the exons aTGGGCACCGTGCACGCCCGG agtTTGGAGCCTCTTCCATTGGCTGGGCCAGACTTTGGTGCTTTGGGAGAGGAAGCTGAACTGGTTGAAGTTGAACCTGAGGCCAAGCAGGAAATTCTTGAAAACAAAGAT GTGGTGGTTCAGCATGTGCACTTCGATGGACTTGGAAGGACCAAAAATGACATCATCATGTGTGAAATCGCTGATGTCTTCAAGGCAAGAAATCTCATTGAT GTGATGAGAAAATCCCATGAAGCTCGTGAGAAGCTGCTTCGTCTGGGAATCTTCAGACAAGTGGATGTTCTGATTGATACCTGCCAAG GAGATGATGCCCTTCCAAATGGTTTAGATGTGACCTTTGAGGTAACAGAATTGAGAAGGCTAACTGGGAGCTATAACACCATGGTTGGCAACAATGAAGGCAGCATG gtGCTTGGGCTTAAGTTCCCAAATCTCTTTGGACGTGCAGAAAAGGTGACCTTCCAGTTCTCCTATGGAACAAAGGAAACTTCATATGGCTTGTCCTTCTTCAAACCACGGCCTGgaaactttgaaaaaaa tttttcagttAATATATACAAAGTAACTGGACAGTTCCCTTGGAGCTCTCTTCGAGAAACAGACAGAGGAGTATCAGCAGAATTTAAT TTTCCCATCTGGAAGACCAGTCACACACTGAAGTGGGAAGGTGTGTGGAGAGAGCTTGGCTGCCTTGCTAGAACAGCATCCTTTTCTGTTCGAGAGGAAAGTGGACACTCTCTAAAGTCTTCTCTCTCT CATGCCATGGTAATTGATTCCCGGAACTCCACAATCTTGCCAAAACGAGGTGCTTTGCTGAAAATCAATCAG GAGTTGGCTGGCTATACAGGTGGAGATGTGAGCTTCCTGAAAGAGGATTTTGAACTTCAGTTGAATAAGCAACTGATTTGGGATTcg gtTGTTTCAGCATCACTCTGGGGTGGAATGCTTGTACCTATTGGAGACAAACCATCCAGTATAGCTGACAG GTTTTACCTGGGTGGACCAACAAGTGTGCGTGGATTCAGCATGTACAGCATTGGACCCCAGAGTGAAG GTGATTATTTGGGAGGAGAAGCCTTCTGGGCTGGAGGGTTGCATCTCTACACCCCTCTCCCTTTCCGGCCTGGCCAAGGAGGGTTTGGAGATCTTTTCCGAACACATTTCTTCCTTAATGCTGGAAATCTCTGCAATCTCAACTATG GTGAGGGTCCCAGGGCACACCTGCAGAGGCTGGCAGAGTGCATCCGCTGGTCCTACGGCGCGGGGATAGTGCTGCGCCTGGGGAACATCGCCCGGCTGGAGCTCAACTACTGCTTCCCCATGGGAGTACAGGCTGGAGACAG gATATGCGATGGTGTTCAGTTTGGAGCAGGAATAAGATTTCtataa